The segment GTCTGCAGGACACATAGACTAAACCTGCAAAACGTGTAGCTTAAACTTACACTAATTAAGCAGTGTGTAATTCAGTAGAATTTTACTgcagattttttatttagtttgttTCTATATTTGTAGTGCTTCACCAAGATGTAGATTATTGTTCTACATATTTATACCGGTTCACCAAACTTGCAAATTTTCGTTTATGTTTAAAACGGAACCTTTTCCTTTCCACTCCCAAAAGAATAAGGATGTCAGATGTTGAATATGTTGATCTTGTTGTTGAATAAAGTGAACTGCTTATAGATAAGAAAGAATCAGTCACCTTATAAATATGCATgccttttttattattttatatcattcccaattcctttttctttagTCTCGACaactttatttagatattttttctaATATCAAAATAGTCTCCGGTTTAAACTAAGTGTTGATTATATATTTCATTATTAAAATAATTCTAACACTCCAGGTTTGAATTGCAGGAGCTACGTACGGTCGTAATTGCCGTGCATCTCGTAGATCCTTGTGTTGGACTATTCCAAGGTTGAAAGTTTCTCTTTTTTGACGAGGCACGTGGAAGGTTTGGTCCGCTATATACGGTTTTGTTCAATGCGGACATTTTTGGCTAGCTACGTGTGGTGACTTATTTTCCATTGCATATTGATAATTGTTACTGTTAcagttaattttaaaaaattcataacttttcacacgaagttggatatggaaaaattttatatgaaaattataactctcgatgagatctacaactttatagttgattttttttttaatttgaggtcatttaaatatccaaataattataataaagttgcagcagttGTCGATGATAgttcacattaaaaaattcataactttttcacacaaagtcggatggggaaaaactttatatgaaaattgtagctctagactagatctacaactttgtagttgatcatatttttatttgagatcatttaaatatccaaatagctatttaaaTGTTCGGTCATGCGTACACATAGGttgtgaggtcttgagttcaaGCTTTTGTTGTTGTATGCGAGCGTATATCACGTGACTTTACGAATATTGGGCGTGGTTAGGTGGGTAGCCTCTTgtcgtgaaaaaaaattgaaacctTTTTCAGCCCGAAAAACGTTGAATCGAGACTGACTATCAATGCCAGTTGGAGCTACCAACTGGCgctgatagtgatttttagtgccgagtaatcagtgtcggttcaaaacccaccactgataatgattttgaaccgatactgatgagaTGTTTTGATGTAGTGTTTGTACTAGTTCCAAGAATAGGTATATATATTCGCTATCACATGCTTATAAAGTCAGTACAATGTAGGAcatgttttttaattttaaagtCACTTGCACTCATATATAAAAAAGTGAGCATCAGACTTAAACATAATTTGGGTGAAGTGGAAATCCAACGATTACTCCATCCCATCGAGAGGTAGTCATCAACATGCGATCAGATTCCTTACATGCACATGAGAGTGTGGTGTTACCAAATACTTTTGTCGGAtagaaaacgcgccccccgtccccctctttacgtcATCTTCGCAATCAAAtctttgccttcttcttcctccttgcgCTCCAGAGCTTTCGCCCTCTCTCCATCCCGCAACACATCCTTCCTCCCCCACCGTTCCAACACGCTCCCCACCCTAAAACAATGCAGAGGGCAGGTagcagccgccgtgacaagggggtcgacagcatactgccggagtcacggttcgtcaacgaggagggggtggacaaggtgcggaagatgatggtgcccgaaggccagcgggaggcctcggtggtgacaccggcgaaCTACCCGCCCATCACGGACCGGTCGGGGCACgtcgtcatcttcgtctccttcgtggcggctggactggtgccgccgttctcgacgttcttccCCCAGATCCTCAAAACATTCGGAATTCAGAtggcgcacctcagcccgaactTGGTGGTCATtctggcgatcttcgcgcatttctgcgagatgttcgtcaGAGTGCCGCCATTGGTGGCGCTgtttcgccacttcttcgtcctgcggccggccaggaagaagagaggcttcTTCACCGCGGACGTCGCTTGCTGCTGCAAATTCCAGCTGCGGAACGGCTTGACGAAGGtgtacatcccccaagtgctgcggagcaagttgGATGATTGACGAGCGGATGCGGccagtgctgaaccgcatcgacgacctACGCCAGTCGGGGTTGatgtcggtgatggtggtggcggattacCTACACCGCcacctggcgcctctgcgggagcgggcccgctcctgctggatgtacaccgggccccaagacatcaccaggacccagatcggtgaGGATTGGGACCTGGACGAGGCGGCGCTGTCGGGcttgctccgggtggtgacacCCCCGGACGTTCATGCCTCAgccgtcgtcctcgtcctcgccgtcgcctccaaGACAGCGGCTGTCGGcgggcggcgcgaaggagggaggccggggcgccCAGTCGTCCGGCGCGGAGTCCGCGATGGAGGCGAGGTCCAGGGCTCGAGAACCCGGAGACTAAGGTCAGCGCTGGAGCAGGTCTACAatgagtgcccaagccggcccgccgccggagacgggctccacggcggccccgcagagccccccacCGAAGAGAAGGAGGGCAGATTCCGTGCCGAAGCTGTCGGGCCTGGAGTTCAAGATCCCGGAATCGCGATGGCAATACCGAGGACCAAAGACTGCGTAAGTTTCTTTTCCCCGGGCATGTTTCGCCCAGAGTAAGTTGGGGGACTAACCTGTTTTtgctttcaggccgcccaaggacgcCACCGGAGACCAAAGGCGACCAGAAGCGCCAAGGCCAGCTCCCGCCCCAGAGCCGAGCGCACCTGAGCCGAGCGTGCCGACCGAGCCAgagccgcaggcgccgccgAGCCTTGAGCCGAGGGCAGCGACCGCGCCTGAGCCGCCGGCGCCAGCCGAGCCCACCCCTAGTACTTCGAGGGTGGGGCGAATGGGCGCGGTGAGGGTGGCACCGTCAAGGCAGCAGTCGGGGACCCTGAGCGCCtttgcagagagggctcgcaggggacccagctcccggccgccgtCCAACCAGGCCACGGAACCCCTCcaggacgtgctaggaagcgcccagGAGGCGATCGAGCGGTTGAAGGAGGGCGTGGCAGGGGAACGAGCacagctcgaggccgagcgggCCGCCCTCATAGAGGAGAGGGGGTGGCTGGAGGAGGTCGACCGtcttttggaggcccgcatcaTCTCGGCACGCGCCgcccatgagagggagaggtgTGCGATGGCTGAGGAGCGGGAGACCCTGGATGAAGTGCGTGAGGAGGCCATCGCCGCGCAAGAGGAAGCCACCCACTTGGGTGAGATATCACAGCGGCGGGCCGCAGAGCTGCTCGCCAGGGAGCGGCTGGTGCGAGCTCGGGAGGATGCCATCCTGCCACGCGAGAAGGCGGAACGACGAGCTTGAGCGGAGCCGTGCCGAAGTCcgccgtcgggaggaggaggtcgcgatccgTGAGACCGACGTCGGAATCACGGCGATGACTCTGGATGCCCTGGAGGAGCAGCTGACTCGCCGTGAAGCGGAGGCTacctcggcgtcggcggctttaactgctcgggaggagcaggccgccaagtgggaggcgGAGCTAACTGTccgggagcaggccctctctaacctcgccgagcaggtgaagcagaagcaagcTGAAGCCCCAGTGACCAGCATCGTCCTGACCAGCGTGGCTGAGGAGATAAGCCTTGAGGAGTGActgcagatcgcgaaggacgagctTGAGACCGTTACCGCCGAGTGGGCCaacgtcaagctgatgatgggagacatccttcggcaagcacggaggtccgtgatggtggccgggctcgtgcGAGTCTACGTGGGCaagaaggggatggagcgagcACGGCTTCGAAGAGATCAGCCGGCAACTGAAGGCGCTTCCCTGAGCTGTGCAGGAGTTAGcctcccgggaagggcgtggtctGGCCCAAGCGATGGCCGAGCACATCCTGGCCTGTtaccggagccgggaccccaacttctcgctggagtcAGCTCGgcagggggtggtcgaggccgaggaggggtccgcccgggaggctgttcggggcgtcgccgccgaggtggcggcttgcttcacgcGGGAGCCGTCGCCGGTGCCGAGCAGTGGCAGTAGCAGcgaggactcctcgccgcctccagagcccgccgacctagattaggcttttgttttttcttttcttgacttgatgtaaatatgggagtgatccctctgaatagctgtcctttttttaatataatgaaagcctttccttgggatcgcaactctagtgttgtcttgatgcttgatgaagtctttcctcttttcacttgatgtcccgaggagtaattagtcggaccgagcccgacctatccccccaccccccccccccgagaacgaagtcgccccgatcACTCATCGCCCAAGTAGTGAGGCCTCtccgcgcgttcagcccccgagccctcgtgagtccgcagcggctaagtcaagagacaaaggcacgaacttccttgctcgggaaataggtcgatccagcacggagcacgccacgaccagtaaATGCTTTCCCACTTCGcaaccactcaaacaagcagaccggagacacgtgcgggcggaaatgtgaccaagagtccccacggtttggtggtgccgagctaggacggaccggaccgagcaccgacagcccgcccctagggtctgGGCTCctgaccgctctttgctcgagcggtaggattacccaaaaaccccagaggctcggtagtgcccggggtactttcaagcgggccgaacaccacgacgaccatgaaggacttcggtcagacatcgccgttcgtacggtacacctttctactgtctgtTCTGTTGTTCCGAAAAAAGCGTACACgtgggtagggttttgtgcgcgaggagaccatctcgccgaacagattagaatgcgagggtcccgaggataactcgggaataaTAGATTGCTGAATATGTATGAATGTAAATTCTATGAACTTCaccactcaccagacagctgtcagcctttcgacCGACCGATCTAGGAGAGGTATGCgctctgagctcggggtgcccgggaacttggttccctcggtcggagcgcccgagcactagaaagcatgagagggagcctggggccaggcggtcccgaccactcatgctccaGCTGTAGGACCACTCGAGGACCCCCTAGGCCTGACCAACGACCTGGgtactgaggccctcgcggtcgagctgcttttgttCTCGGTTGTTGATCTATAACttcaaaaaataggaaaagattctttgtttggtgtgctctgctagtgcggtactcattatagactgctctcgttttcgacccgagacctctcgaatacccggaccagTGAAGTATACAGACAGAAGCATAACCCAGCGGTCCTATGGTTCTgtggcgcccgggaaggactgcCCAGGCcaagcactgacagcccgcccccagggtctaggctcctgaccactctttgctcgagcggtaggattacccgagaaccccagaggctcgatGATGCTCGGGGTattgccatgacaccgaacaccacaactTACCACAATAGACTTAGGTCAGGGGCAACTGCCTATGTGCATactgatcgggattcttttataaacggggaaaaagagagagagcatgtttttctcgcacagtcgagcatctcactagacatattaaacatatgaattccagaaaaaaaataaaatttgaaaataggaACTGagcaatgataatatatattgacaattttatacaagactgggtgacttacatggttagtggtagcccccgaccaacttgggcagggggggaCCCCGgtctggttggcccgagcacaaacatgccacctacggatagaacttgcgcagacgctcgatgttccacacgtttgggagcggctgcccgtcctctgcagccagccgaaaagagccttcttgcgggacaccgatcacggtaaaggggccttcccacataggggacagtttattccttccttcgcgcgattggacgcgtcggagaactagatcccccacctcgagagaccgggcccggatgtgacgctaaTGATAGCGCcgtaggctttgctggtagcagGCTGctcggacagcggcacgccgccggcgctcttccaagtagttgacatcgtcgcgccttcgctatTCCTATTctccttcagagtaggcatgcacccgaggggagccaagagtgagctcggaggggaggaccgccttaGCACCGTacaggaggaagaaaggagtctctccggtggcgcgacttggcgtggtccgattgttCTATAGCACAGCatgtagctcgtcgatccaccctttcccgtgctttgcaagcacatcataggtccgggttttgagccccttcagtatttcagtattggcacgctcgacctgcccattgctccgaggatgagcaacagaggcgaagcagagcttgatgccgaggtccttgcagtagtccccgaatagggcatttgtaaactgagtgccattgtcggtgatgatcctgtttgGGACTCCGAAGTGACTTGTGATACCACAGATGAACTGaagcgtcgtgttcttggtaaccttgatgactggaaccacctccggccacttggtaaacttgtcgatggcgatgtagaggtactcatagcccccgattgctcgggggaatggtcCCAGGATGTCCATCCCCCAGACCGTGAAGGGCCACgatagggggatggtttgaagagcctgagctggctggtgaatctgctttgcatagaactggcacaccctgcagtgccgaaccaactcgaaagcatcctggagagctgtaggctagtacaaaccttgccggaaggccttcccgaccagcgtgcaaaacgatgcatggccaccgcactcgccctcgtggatctcggTGAGAAGCTCGccaccttctgcccgggtgatgcatttcaagagGACACCGTCcatgccgcgccggtagagacccccgtctactatagcatagcatttggactgccgtgcaattctctcggcagaggcatcatccccgaggaggaacttttctttcaagtaccttcagatctcgtccatcctcgaggcatcttgagaactgccagcaagcacagcgcactcgtcggGCGGTGGCACCTTGACGgggctccccactgagggcgccgcctgggtcccctgaactaggctcgaggtttccccttcatcctggtcggcaggcaggatggaaggccgtgtgagcctttcttcaaagactccggcatggacgcgcgcacgggaagaggccaggcgagaaaggtcatcagccagagcattgtcgcagcgagatatgtaccgcagctccaagccgtcgaagtgcctctccagcctcctgacttccgccacgtacgccgccattttaGGATCCGTACACTGGTACTCTTTTGACACtaggttgaccaccagctgggagtctcccttgaccagaaGGCGACGAATCCAGAGGCCCACTGTGGCCCGGAGgtcagcgatgaggccctcaaggcgacgaatcccgaggcccactgTGGCCCGGAGgtcagcgatgaggccctcatattccgccatgttgttggttgcttaGAACTACAggtgcacgacgtaccggagttcttcatccgttggggaggtgagaaccactctagcccccgcgcctttcagcgtgagggaaccgtcgaagtgcataatccagttcCCAGgtgcatcgtgcccgggatatgcggaaatctcttcttggtcaATCTCGGGAAcaggcgtccattctgccataaagtcagagagcgcctggcttttgatcgcctggtggctgacaaagtgcagatcaaactcctccagctccaccgcccacttgacgatgcacccagtgccttctcggttccggaggatgggccccagcggatacgtggtaaccaccgagatcttatGCACCtcgaagtagtggcgcagcttccgggaagcgacgagcatggcatagagcagcttctgggcttggggatattTTGTTttggcatctcggaggacttcactgacgaagtacaccggtcgctgtacacggtgggcccggactgcagcctcacccgagggcttaTCAGAGCCCTCGAGCTCGGCggagtggtcggggctggccgagtgctcgggctcgactccctggacgggaggagccaagtgctcgggctcgaccccctactcggggggagccgcgaggactggggagtgctcgggggcggccgggagctgggacccagcaccttgccccgagcattCATCACGCTCCACTaccagtactatgctcacgacctgagaaGTGGTCGAgatgtagagcagtagtggctcgccctcagagggggccaccagtacgggcggcgaggtgagatatttcttcaaatcACGGAAGGCATGCTCGGCCTCCTTCGACCAGTCGAAGTGACttgtcttcttcaggagtttgaagagggggagtcctcgctccccgagcttggagatgaagcgcccgagggccaccatgcagccggtgaggcactgaacttccttgagtcgagccgagggtcacatctgctcgatggcccggatcttctctggattggcctcgattcctcggctagagaccaagaaaccgaggagcttgcccgcgggcaccccgaagatgcacttctcggggttgagcttcaagcgggtactgcggagactgttgaaagtctcagccAGATCTTCGAGCCGGGTGGCGCGGTcttgggacttgaccacgagatcgtcgatgtaagcctcgatgttgcggccaaactgcgagtcaagggtaatgcaCACAGCACGCTGGAAAGacgacccagcattgcgcaaaccaaatggcatcgatacatagcaataagtccccaccggagtggtaaaagaagttttttcttcatcctctatggccatgcgaatttggtgacaaccagagtttgcatctagaaaatataaaagatcgcaccccgcggttgcatctacaatctgatctatgcggggtaaaggaaaaggatcttttgggcaagccttgtttaagtcggtgtagtcgacgaacgtgcagagcttgccgttgTCCTACGGGACGATGAATGGGTTcactggattcgccagccacttggggtggaggacttctcggatgaagctggcgtcaaggagcttacttacttgctcccggatgaattcctggcgctcgggcgcctgccgccggactttttGCTTCACCGGCCGTGCATCCGGGCGCACAAccaagtggtgctcgatcacctccctagggatcccgggcatatcagacggctgccatgcaaacacgtcgacgttagcccggaggaaggcgatgagcgcgctttcctatttgccgcccaggtcaccgccgattcggacgatcTAGGAAGCGTCTTagcccaccaccacctccttcgttggaacggaggtgtcggcagcgagtcggggtttggatgaagagggtcccgggccccctggatgaccttcgacctcggcccgagctgagaccaaggccgagtataactgctcggcatAAGAGACGGTGTTGCcagtctcggcggacacggagatggggcccacagggcccggcatcttgaccgtgaggtatgtgtagtgggtgaccaccatgaaccgagcgagcgccgggtgcccgaggatggcgttgtaggggaggggaagtTCCACGACAttgaagatgacgttctccgtccggaagttatcccggctcccgaatgtccgggcagctcgacctgcctgaggggcagggagtgcccgggcgtcaccccgtaaaaagggagcgacggctttagacgcctagaaggcacctgcagcttctcaaaggcctcccgggaaaggaggttcaggcctgcacccccgtcgatcagcaccctgctgacctttatgttgcagatggtgggggacactaccaggggtagtcaccccacgcctgcagtactggcggggtggtcggccaggctgaacgtgatcggggcatccgaccacttcaggggccttgcggcctcagtgctcggggtcgccgagcacacctcgcgccgcatggtcctgacactgcggcgggaggagggcgtgtacacgcctccatcgatgaaggtgacggtgtgctcaggctcctggaagccgagctcttggttaTCGGGGCCGACTCTGTCatcgccgcccctgcggggctcctcggggtccctctggcgctgctcgatgagacctttgatcgtgcggcactccgtgaggtcatgccacttggtctggtggatctggcaccacttccccggctcgggcctcgcaggggcgggggcccttgcgggagcgggagccggagccctaggaggggctcgggccggagcccttgtcggcggccgcccggcgagGTGGCTGGCGGTCGGGCTCCTGGGCCGGCTCAGGGGTAGGGCCTTGGGCCGGCATGAAAGGGACTGCCTCAtgcctccttttccttttcttttcccgcctgtcggagcgggaaggacctggttgatcgacggcgggatgctcagggcacggaacatgccatgcccgagcctccgccgccttggcgcacttgtcggccagcgcgaagacttgcgcggtggtttcgacttcatgcgtgcccagcttctcaagcatccgctcgtcgcgaaCACCCTGCTGGAATGCGACAAtaatagcgtggggggttatccgcgggataatgttgcagacctggctgaagcgctgtatgaagcgccgcagcgtctccccctcctgctgtttgacggcgtggaggtcgcactccaggccggggcgtgtgaaggtgccctgaaagtttgccacaaactggtggcagagagtATCCCAGGAGCCAATGGAtcccgggggtaagttcataagccaagagcgggcagagcccctcaaggtgATGtgaaaataattggccatcaccttttcactaccACCAGCCgtttggacagcggtggtgtagatttggaggaactcgacggggtcaatggacctttcgtacttctctggcagttctGGCCGAAACTTGGTGGcccatttgacccgacggagctcgctggtgaaggcacgacagccTGTGCTGTACCCTGCTGCGCGGGCAGCGCCTTTGGGCGGTGAACGctggcgagccggggagccccggcgatcatgggccagcatggaggaggcctggtcctcagcttcggcctcatgccgggactCCCACTGGCACTCAAGGGTAACACGCgcgtcttcgacggccctccgctcgttgaggtgcaagcagaggttgagctccggtagtggccagggggccggcactccgcttggaggccccccggccggttcggcTTCCACcgaggatggaccggccttggttgcgccgcggtgggaggtagcccgggaactctcggccagcacctgacggtgagccgtgTCGACCAAGGCAGCCACCTCCTGGAGtcagcggccttctggggtttcccccgccgcctggactggcaggtgcctgaggagagcttgcaccgcaagcagcgcactcccaggactggccttGCCAAAGGTGAGCCTACGTCGTAACGGCGCctggcgctgtccagacgtggatctggcggcaggagtttctgtcgcctgctgagggttaggcggtgcaCTAGCGACGGCagcggtggccctgctgggcctagtgccatggtccccctgagaggggagTGCCGTGCGTGCTGACCgtggctccatttcctcactggagctggtgCCAGTGCGCCGGAGACGATAGCCACCTGatattttttctgcaggaaaacaaaacaaattcagggatgcaacccccctacctggcgcgccaacaaTCGAAgcgtgaactcctatcgcagggatccggagggtcccctttttgagattcggccggggggatgattctgaatatgtttgcgggagaaataaatgggcgtaaattcgatggcaggtgggatggaatgatcgaatgcagaatgcagtaaatgcattggagggatttttagacaggttcgggctgcgctgagcgtaataccctactcctgtgtggatgctataaatgccctgtgAATGTTTCTCAGGGATgtttgctggttacaagaatatttgtctatcctagagcttcgggctccttgttctttggtggtctcagcttctgtgcttgtactgagggtTCTTCGAGTCTTGGCGTCTGTGTTCAGAGTTCCTCAATCTCTGAGAGTGTGTGTCTGAGAGTTCTGTCTTTGTCTGTACccaccggctctcttaaatacttgccggc is part of the Phragmites australis chromosome 12, lpPhrAust1.1, whole genome shotgun sequence genome and harbors:
- the LOC133886426 gene encoding uncharacterized protein LOC133886426: MPQPSSSSSPSPPRQRLSAGGAKEGGRGAQSSGAESAMEARPPKDATGDQRRPEAPRPAPAPEPSAPEPSVPTEPEPQAPPSLEPRAATAPEPPAPAEPTPSTSRVGRMGAVRVAPSRQQSGTLSAFAERARRGPSSRPPSNQATEPLQDVLGSAQEAIERLKEGVAGERAQLEAERAALIEERGWLEEVDRLLEARIISARAAHERERCAMAEERETLDEVREEAIAAQEEATHLGEISQRRAAELLARERLVRAREDAILPREKAERRA